actagtacatgtatttattttaatttgaattacttttATCCAATTTCATACAAAAGGACGACGTTAGCTGAGCACtttcaataaaagaattaatctttttaaaattctacctgggtttttttttatctgaaaatcTAAATTATCATTGATATTCTGTTCAGTTTGCATGTGGGAGCTGATAAATACACAATAGATAGGAGGAACCAGTAGTTGTGTTTTTAATCTCTTATTTGTTAGATAATAtttaattgttagaccataattaataacCTACACTGTAattgtgttacattaaaagtttaaaatttaaattgataaattttaaacttttaatgtaacaattgTCTACGAAGTTTTCCGTTTCCCCCCGATTACGACAAGgggcacacggcgggtgtgaccggtcagcagaagATGCTCACACTGATCCTGCCTCTTTATTTTTAGAGGTCcttgttgctctgctttgaatttgtatttcgttttatagaTTTTCGAGATGTTTGATAGTttgtaattgtcattttttcattgtattaCTTTTTGTGAGAATGCGTTCATCCAAATAATTTGTAGCAATCAAGTAGGTCACTTGTAGCCGTCCAATGAGAGGAAACTTATTGGGCAGCTTTAGATACTTATTGGAGGGATGCAGGGGAATAAGAGATGAACTGGACTCGGTTTAACAAAAGACGGCGTcacaaaaatgtttcaatttttattagatttatCAATATGCGCGTAAACATTATTGCCGAAGTATACAAAATATGGGAAATAAGCTGAGTTGGCCGgtcgtacatgtatgttatttccTTTCTTGGGTAACAGAAATACAAGAGGTGCAATATGCAAATTTGATatgcaatgaaaaaaatgattatatatgtaaatagtAATATACTGTtattaaggattacgtttactcaggggcgGAAAAAATTCCACTCATAGGAACGAAAAGCTACTAATTATACATTGTATCCCTAATTCTGTGGTGTtgttttttcactttcaaataactagcCTAAGGTCAATTACCTACTTTTTATGCTATGGGCCTTGgaatgtttattgaaaaatgtGTCGAAATTGTCCACCCTTTTtaaggttttctttattttgcaattattagaaataataaaacaatttgttggttggaaaatgataaaatacgaaaagctttacatgtactagtttcatatttcaaagaatcGTTTTGagctcatattttaaatttaatttagtccgaatttcctctattgATTCTCAAATTATACCCTTTTTTAATTAACTGTTGCAATTACATTGCTacataaagttttttttttagaaaaattaggaaaatggaaaaaaaaaatagtccgAATTCCCTCTGTTTCAATATAAACCTACCTTTATCGTAGCACatcttcctcaaataaacaTAGCATGGAaatcaatattgatttttgttaataaaattgttatttgtgtttttaaaacaactttagaCTTCAGGTAATGAactttctaaaaacatttttttgaaatctcAAACCCTGAAATAACGTAATCCTTAATTGCTATCAACATGATAAAATATTACACTATAGGGTTTTCTTCACAAAACTAATACCGGGATATATGTTGGATATTAACCTCAGTGTTAATTCATTTTCAGAGAATCGCCTAAATTACACttaatttattgtacaacatgGTAAACATTTCAGTCTATTTTCCAACGACATTCTCAGCTTTGGAGACCCTTGATTTGACCTTCTCTGGGGTGAGACAGCGATACGAATTTGGCCCGGTTATCTCATAGTCGAACTCATTAATGTGGGTGATGTTCATATACCTTTCATCCAGAACGTCATCCCAAATCATTTGAATAACAGGCGGTAGTGGTTCGAATCCGCCGAGTTTAGCAATCTGTGCATTGAACTCCGTTTGTCGATGCCCATCTCCCATGTAATGTGCAAAAATGGGTGGCTTCCCTTCCTTCAGACGAGCCTGGTATTCAGCTTCACTTtcagcccgcatttcctctttACAAGGAAGAGTTATTTTCCCCGCCAACAGTTTGATGGCGAACTTTGCCATTTCATGAAAATGAGGGAAATAGGACAATTGGCGAGGAATTCCGAAAAAAATGAGATTTTGATGCTCAATGTGAACCATGTGTTTGTATATTGGCTCGATCCGCTCATCCTTAATTGTAATGAGGCCGTCGTTCAGAAACGGAAATGAATACCGATATCCAGTACAGAAAATAATGGCGTCGACCTTTTCGGAACTTCCGTCAGGAAAAACGATGGAATCTTTGGTCATGCGGACAAAGGGCGGCCTTTGTTCGATTTCCTTTGGAAACGAGGGTGGAAATTCCTTTGGCATTCTTCTGTGACAAGCAAATACCTTGTAtttaaaagaaagagaaagtCCATAATTATATAGGAATTCTTACTTACTATTACAAAAACTGACGGCTAGTAAAACGAGCCATgtacaaagtaaataaaatctGGCAAAGTCGTGAATAAAATGATTGTTGTAGCAccaattttttatacatgaaatTCTAATTCAACATTGTGTTACTATTAAGAACCctgttttattaaacaaaatgattttttgaattttattattaaaggggcatggtcacaattttaatcaaattttatctttctatatttcttgtttacagtgctttagaaatgcatttctaatggtcAAAGAAAATTTGAGTATCAGTTGAAGAGTTATAAGCAAGCTAcatagcttacaattctttctcatgtaaacaaagctcatgccctgtttttgtttacattggttcattTAAACAGTAAGCGTTCTTTTTCAAGCTTATTTCTCTGTCCTCTAACtctttttaagcataaataaatagttccttACGTTTATCAAGATCTAAAACtgctttttttttactgtagcTTTCAAATCGTTAAgaaaagctttgtttatatatgacagatgattgtGAGCTTCGTATCTCGCATATAACATGACGTATGAcactcaaagtttggttgacaATTAGAAATGCCGTaccaaagcattgtaaacattaaaaacggaaaaataattattaacccaaaccgtgaccatgcccttttaagaaattttattcGTTAACGTTCAAACAAATGCACGATATTCCTGTCTAAAAATGTCTTAAACTTTCTCACCTTTTTGGCGTACTTTGCTACATTCATTGATATTTCTTCCCCCGAAAAGTGACAACCCAGAATTGCTACCCTAAGTCCGTCAAAATGTTCCTCGAATCTGAACCACTTGCTGTGAAGCTTTCGTCCCTCAAACTCGTCCATTCCAGCAATGTCAGGGATATATGGATTAGAATCGTGGCTGAAATagagaaaaattatatattcatcTGATTGTAGTATTAGAGCCATttaagttcaccgggatatgaattTAGTAATGGTTACAAGATCGAATCCTGTGAAGTCCGAAGGGCTGCTGTAAAGATTTGATTCCGTACCAACAATGTTCATATCCTCatgaactttttaatattgttatCGATCTTTAatactaaattttatatttaaaatggtcatatacatgtatatggattgTGTTTAACAGCTATGTGACGTTgtcctgtctatttcattgtcggCCATTCAATCATGGTGCAATGAATTTAACGAAATTTGTCCAATTCTATAACTGTGCCTTTTTAATCTTTGTAATCTTTGCTTCAGAACAGCTTAATATTTTACTTGTCCTAATAATAAAGGTTAATTGTTACTTCAAAACCAAACGTGTTTCATTGGCTTTAATAGAACTTCAACGCCTACGAAAAGTATATTACGTTTTATGGGTTTTTCCCGTAAGGATTTCATTTACCTAGGGACGAAAAAATTTCCACCaataggaacgaaaaactacTTATTGTACATTTAAGCCCTgttgctatttttcacttttaagtaactaggtcaatgacctacatTTTTACGATAATGACCTCTGAAggtttattgaaatatttgtcaaaGCTGTTCACCTTTtccaatgttttctttattttgaaattatgagaaataataaaactatttgttgtttgaaaatgataaaatacgaatagttttacttatttcatatttcaataaattgttttatgcTCATATTCTAAATTCAatttagcccagatttcctctttcaattttcaaaattctacCCGTGTTTGATcgagtatttatttattaaaaattgactCATAAGAGTACCAAACCATTGATTGCATAAAACTACAATCATTGATTTTATTCCGTtgacattaacattatataaggtaaatgataaaattttcgAGATATTCTATCTGgaattaatattatgtattttctgtgttttttCCCTTTGCATGCCAGGCACATATATAAAACTATACGTCAACCTTAAActatttaaaatgatatgaaaaaaaacaagcagGACTAAACTTTTGCAATCACATTGCTACATAAAGTatgttagagaaaaaaaatttcctctgttttaatattaatctaCCTTTCTTGTAGCATATCTTCcttaaatgaacaaaatatggaaatcaatatcgatatttgtctataaataacattgttattttgtgtttttaaatcaaCTTTTGACTTCATATAATCTATtaatctttgtaaaaaaaaaaattgtgaatctCAACCCCTCAGTTACATAAGATCTTACTTACCCATTGCACACAAAGACGGCATCAAACTTCTCTTGTTTGACCTCCGACATTTTGTTAACTGGTGAAAAGGTcagcagccattttgttttgccATCCTTGTTGGCCTCTTTCAACGGTTGAACAGTATGAACATGTGTATGAAACTGCAACAAAAAATTATTCCAGGACCTGAACTTTTTTCATACCATATTACTCATTATTTTCAAGAGGGCTAGATAGTTTTGACTATTTTTAGACTTTAATTCATGTAAtgaagatataggaaaatatcaaattttaaagataaaatcttgatgtttttctttgatgaatAATAGTTAatgacaaaaacataaaatataaattaagataCGTATGTGCGATGTGTTATTTTTTGTCCACCCATGTATGTTTACAGTTTGGTTGTAATCACTATAAAGACCtgcttttttgttgttttaataataaGTATTTTGTATTAAACTGTTTATAAACCCTGGGGTGCAGACAGTTTGTCTCTAGACTACCTGAATGTGTTTCTTTAGATTAAAATGATTCGCAAACATGTTGAGGTATTCAAGACACTGTTGACGGGTAATGTAGGACTTGTTCCATTCCTTAGGAAACGGGAAACCGGGAATTTCCATTATTTCTTTTGGAATATTTACTCTGTCAGCAAATGAAAaggttttaaagaaaacaaacgaCAATAGAgcaaaaagatacatgtacatgcatattaagTTAAAAGACGaatacaatatcaaaattaaacctAATGATTCAAATTCTTAAAattcgattttatttttttttgatcaACTCATAATACAACTGTAACACTAACTTCAAGTTGTTATACATCGCTGAGTGCACTGGAAGTCCAAAATCGTCATTTCCGGTCCTATCCGTGTACCGCCAAACTCCCCCAAACGAATGCAACTGGTTCGAATACATCAGGAAAATTAGTTAATTGCTGAAATAAAAACACAGACAGAAAAATTGATCAggttgtattaaaaaaattgaacgtTCTATTGACAATACTGGatatgataaattatatatatttatattttgaatctacactcaggtttttacaacaattttttaactttgtcgtgtattttctatattttatacaaatacaaaaactcgcatgaaccattttaacaagaacttggactttgggtagttagtgtcaaacagcaatgtgacataggcttgtctatttcattgaaggtcactcagccattgctctttgaaatcaccatgatttgtctggcttttgagttaagactacgcaatcggtgtatatttcacgTGAAACCATCGTAATTTTCACCTTGTTTTGACGCAATAAttagatagttacgtcctactgaaagtccaaggccttggtaaaatggttctaaaatattacacaatatTGTGCCGATCAGATTAAGCGATGTTTATTACACATTTGCCTACCGTATCAAGACCTGTTTACATGCATTCAAAAAGAAACGATGGGAATACAAACTCATTTACATTTTACTGTTTTGTGTTGGTCGTGGATGATATGTAATCCTCATACTTAAAACACaatggttatacatgtactagcattTCATCAGGATATTTTATTGagtgaattcaaattttaattatcaGAAGAATTTAAAGGGGGGTCATTTGAAGGATGACttttaaataagaatttcataattataccTTACAGCGATGTGACGTTGGCTTGCCTTAACACTTTTATGCagctctttaaaaatataaatataatttataaacagtATTTATAACGTTTGTGATATTTCTAATGGCTAATTTTTTCTCGAATTTTGAGGATTTTGCGAGTAGATAGATCATGtgatatgtaatattatatgtcTTTTCCGATCTATTTATTGTCCTCCGATACTAAAATCAACCCAAtctattaataaatttatcacGATTAAAAACTCGAGCAGAACAAGCACaggaatatattttaatgatatcTTTTTATTACCTTATTTTCATCTCTTGATAATCAAAACTGGTTATGAAAtgttcatataaaaatattgcataacaCGCGATTGTATTTAAATCTGACTAGATCAGATATAAACCTGCTTATTTGTCCGAAATTGTACTGACTTAACGCACCAACTGCAAAGGACAAGGTGCGTTAACTTTGTAGAATCGatttatcattacatgtatgCCTCCAATTTTTCGATTCATAAACACTTCATATATGTATAAGCAGCTTCTTTTCACACAAACATCGGTCATCTACCTATGAAGTTTTAAATGCCCTTGAAcccattttacaaaattaatttacatgtatcctcatcgtcggatacccacgTGTGATCGCGTCTTTTGTAAAAGACGcgatcacccgtgggtatccgacgatgaTGTATCCTATGAATGGCATttgttatacatttattattcaattattaAACTACACAATTGTACCTTTACCTGACCATATGTAGATATATGCAAGATGTCCGGACGGTGCATTTGTGTATGGTTTTCCTTACCAAATCTATCAAGTGTTTTTGTGAGAAGTTGCATTTTAGAAAACATTTGTCATCTTAACCATCTTAGTCTCATTATTAAGTACTTTTAAAGTGAATGGtaattttttgtctttgtttaaGAAAGaatcacatttttatttttagtgaaCATTTCCGTAACCACACAGCCACTAAAATTTATCGCTAATGCTAGTCGGAAATTTGGCGACACGAATCATTTTCTCCATGgtgtaaattgcaaaattaatatatttccattattataaagttgattttacagtagtttatgAAACGTTGTATAATTTTAGAACTTGTTTTACGTGTACATCATATATCTAGATCTGCTTTCTGTGTTTATTGTGATTTCATTAATACATCAGTTTTCTTTTAGATTTATTAGAAATTACAGTTGTAaggatatttaattttaatcaaacaacattgctacgagagagagagagagagagagagagagagagagagagagagagagagctgacCTTTAGACTTATCAGTCCCGAGGGTCCGGCTCCAATGACAGCGACCCGTTGCTTGGTAGTCTTCCCCGACATCTTTAAAAGGAAAATTGGACGCACATTCCTCTGTATAAAAAACTATATTTCTACCTCGCCTGAACCGAAGAAAGTAAATAAGTGTCTCCTAGATGTCATCATCGAGAAGTTCATGGATATTTAAATGCCCCCAAAAACCATCCAACCTAAACCAAACACAGGATGAACCTTTACCATTCAGCCAACTGAATGTTATGAGATGTCATTGGTTGACTAACTGGCTTAGTTGTGTCATTCAGTTACCACAAACTTggaacaaaatattatggcaATGTTTCAGTTAACTAAATTGCCAAAGTTATCTTGTGAAAGTAGCATGGTAACCAATTGTCCAAATgtcttcttttgtttttattctatatttataaatcagatAGCCTAAGGATAACTTTAATGCTCAAAAAGTTGAATGTTACTTGTTGAAATAAATGCGTTATTAAAATCATCATTGAGTGATATAAGCTGCAAATTATCAAATCTACCAATTAAAGTCGGTTTTCAATATTCAAACTAGAAAGAGTTCACAATTGTTCGAATATGGCACACGTTTTGGGTTTGCAACAAATGCTAATAAAAACATTAGTTTTCTCCTCATTGTTTCTAAATGAACTTGTACATCGTTTTCATTATTGGGGTGAAAATGGAAAAGGGTTATCCAAAATAATGTCACGCAATAAAAAagtcatgttttcattttatgGGTATAATGTTTTGTCCAGATTCATGTTTTTAATAGTCAGTTGAACTTAGCATGTGTACGAACAGATTGCTTGAGTTAGAtgatcataatttgaaaaagaagataaaagTTATGCCACAACCATACTCTTACCAacctaaatatttaaaatgctttttcaaatcaaatcaaatcaaatgctTGATCAGTAAGAAACATGTCCTAAAGTAGACTAAGAGTTTAATGACTTCTTGTCAAAAAAATGGAAtgtactatttaaaaaaaaaattaatgactgaagtatacatgtatgcccATTTACTACATATTGCTAgtatacaaaataattaaaatcatgtgTGTTAAATGTTTTCGATATTTCGTGAGTTAATCCATGCAACAAATCCACTTACTGAAGCCATTAAACACCATATTCATAATCATGTTTTTGTTAACAGGAGGTGTTGATACATGTTTGAAATTTGATTGTGTTTGTTTCATTGTTGATAGCTGAAAATTCACTCactgtgcaaaaaaaaaaaaaaaaaaaaaaaaaaaaaattaatacaatttagCAATGCGCatagaaaattgttaaattttaaagtttgaaaagaTCAGTAGGGGCTCGTTTTATGAAACTTAAAATAAGATGCTTTTCTAAACCGTGTACATCCTATGATTCCATATGGGGTGTTTACAAAATTCCATGAATGAAACCACTAGCAAGGCAGATGACGTTCTAATTCAAAAGAATTATTGTATGGTATATATacactttaaaggggcatggtcacgatttgggtATAGAATTAcatttccgattttaatgtttacaatgcttcaggaTTTGGCATTTTTAACaggcaactaaaatttgagtgtcattcgttgcgTTATAAGCTAGTTACTgaacttacaattctttgctatgtatacaaagcttttgtttacattttgaatgttgaagtgaaaattccagttttagacataaaatgaatgtgttgaaAGTAAGAAactatctttttgtacttaaaacGAATTAGAAGATGGATAAATCAgcttgaaacaaaattttttcaCAGGAATATTGagcctatgtaaacaaaaaacagggcacgagccttgtttacaagaTAAAGATTTGttagccctgtatcttgcttataactctacgacagATTTTCAAATTGCATTTGATCATAAGAAACGCATTTctaaatcattgtaaataataaaaacagaaaaatggaatttgaacaaaatcgtgaccatgcccctttaacaatgAATTAGACGAGGCAGACACTTCTTCAAAGATAAAGATAAACCTGTTAGCATCGATCTCCACAGTAAATGTTAATTGAGTTGTTGCAACGAGAGTGATTCGATCTTATATTCGGAAGGTCAATAACtgtttaaaaaccttttgatagcataataaaaaaacagcatcgtatgtaatagtatcaaattcttttttaaaaaaaagcatcaaatgatttttgtttttgttcttcaATGAATTGATATACGGATGAAACACATGTTAGACTGAAAATTCTGAATTGAACAGATTGAATATGATCATTTTTATTCGAAAAACCACAACCGTATCATCGAAGTATACTTATCAGGAAATAAAATCTTCTCCTAAGATAACCTAattatacaaacaaacaaatttttggtATTTTGTCCAAATCATTTTAATCTGTTTCTCAGAATACAATtcactagtacatgtaaatactccAATATACcagagctacatgtatatgatataaagCATATTTCATGTCGTAGAGtttcatacatatttatttatcatataattattaaGGTTAAGGGAAAAAGTACGTACGCATATGAAGCTAATATATACACTTATTGCAACTTCTTGACAATCATACATTCTTATAAAGGTATAGATTGTTATAACAAGAACTTGATCCAAAGCGTCGGATCAGATAGATTTCTCAGGCGCGGATCATCAGATCAAAGGAATGCAAAACAAtgtcaaattatcaattttatacaattGTCCATTAAAAAGTTATAATTGCGGAACTATTCTTTAAGATTCCTTGTGTACCGTTTATTTTTTTACCCACGGTAATTTAAACGAACTCTTTTAAAAAGCTCTAAAATACAGACATTATTTTTTGTGTACTACGTCATCAGTTTAAGATAGTGGTGATCTGGATTCGGAAACCCACCGAGTGGAAATCCGATCACACTCTGTAAAATTTCAAGTAAAGGAAAAGGAAAAGACTGATTGGTACACGTATATAATAAGTATAAATAGTATATGATTACATATTGATACAATACGAATCTCTATGAAATACAAAAGGCCTAAcgttcacattttaaaaatacacctttgctattttaaaatatatagcgGTTGTATTCTTTCGTATTCATTGAATAAAAGCTGTTACATTGTTTCATGCGAACAAGTTCCAGACTCTGCGAGCATGGTCTGAAAATGTTCTATTTTCTAACGACATTCTCAGCTTTAGAGACCCTCGATTTGGCCTTGTTAGGGGTCAGACAGCGGTACGAGCTTGGACCGGTAACCAGATAGTCAAACTCATGTGTattgatgatgttcatgtaCCTTTCATCCATGACATCATCCCAAATCATTTGTATGACAGGCGACAGTGGTTCGAATCCGCCGAGTTTAGCAATCTGTGCATTGAACTCGGTTTGTCGATCCCCATCTCCCATGTAATGTGCAAAAATGGGTGGCTTCCCTTCCTTCAGACGAGCCTGGTATTCAGCTTCACTTtcagcccgcatttcctcttcAGATGGAAGGGTTATTTTTCCCGCCAACAGTTTGATGGCGAACTTTGCCATTTCATGAAAATGAGGGAAATAGGGCAATTGGCGGGGAATTCCGAAAAATATGAGATTTTGATGCTCAATGTGAACCATGTGTTTGTATATTGGCTCGATCCGCTCATCCTTAATTGTAATGAGGCCGTCGTTCAGAAACGGAAATGAATACCGATATCCGGTACAGAAAATAATGGCGTCGACCTTTTCGGAACTTCCGTCAGGAAAAACGACGGAATCTTTGGTCATGCGAACAAAGGGTGGCCTTTGCTCGATTTCCTTTGGAAACGAGGGTGGAAATTCCTCTGCCTTTCTTCTGTGGCAAACAATcaccttaaatatatataaatagaaaCGTATGCTGTGATCTGAAGACTATTTATCACTTATCGAAAGGCTGGAATACCGGTATAGCAAAAGGGGTCGTGAAAATAAATAGCATGTCAAATTTTGCTCATTTAGCAATTTTCTTGTTTGATTACAATTATTGTTGtttccaattatttttttctattcttaGTCTTTATTCCTATTGTGGTCATTGCTCTAGAGATACTAATTTGATTTCTTATTGTTCAGAAATATTTCCTATGTAATTTTGAATGttcaaacaaatatatacaCTGTAACAATATCTTAGTCTGTTACAAGTATCTATATATCTTTTACCTTTTTGGCGAACTTTGCCACAAGCATTGAGATATCTTCCCCGGAAAAGTGACAGCCCAGAACGGCTACCTTCAGTCCGTCAAAATGTTCCTCGAATCGGAACCATTTGCTGTGAATCTTTCTTCCTTGAAACTCATCCATTCCAGCAATATCGGGGATGTATGGATTAGAATCGTGGctgtaaaaggaaaaaaaagagtATCATGATTTAATTCTAAGATCATAGCCCCTTCAGAAGATTTATCATACAGCAATGAAACGTTGGCCTGCCTATTTCTTCATCGGCCTTTCTGTTAAGATCCATTAAAATTACCAAGAATTTTCACCCTTTAAAATTCACGTAATATCTGCAtatgttttgtttgaaaagaGCGTCATTTGTACCTTGTGTTGATACAAAGGGTTTATCGGTTCCATATACAATTAAGACAATTAACATAACGTCACAAAGCCTTTTCTTTCTACATGCAAGGAAGCCTGGCGTTGGAATACGGCCCTGAGTGGACTTGGAAAAAGTATTCACTGTGGAGTCACTTTTATTCGagggggtcaatgttcgtgggtagTCAAACATTTCCTGGTTCGTGGGGTCATAATTTCGTTGGTAACAAGTTCTACTTCGTAAATGAATATTAcacaaatgcttgtatatatAAGTTCATGGGGGTGTAAATTCGTGGACAAGGGATACCCATGAAAGTCACAAACATTGGTCCTCTACCACAATGATGACTCCACAGTATTCGAATCACATATATAGGAAATAAATTTGTTACCCAAGTCCAATTCAGACCATTGAACCTGGAAAACTAATAACATACAGGTCTGTAGTAAGGCAATGGTTGGGATCGTTGAATATAAagatattcatatatttaaaaatatcatattaacaAGACAGAGTAATAAAAGAAATGCGTCCTTTTTAATCCTTTACCCATAATTCAACGTTCCAACACCAGAAGTgacataattttaattagacgTATGAAAATCTGGAACAAGTCTCCTAGAAAATCTACTCAGTCAACAAGACGTCGGTTACTAGAACTGGTCACCATCTATTGAAATGATTCAAGTATAGAGGAGTCGGGAGCGTTTAAACCTACAGtctacaatgttgttaaattttCCTTAACCCCAAagcaattaaaagaaatactaaatacaatgtttctttttgttttgttttgcaatATGTTACATTTACCCATTGCACACAAATACAGCATCAAACTTCTCTTGTTTGACTTCCGACATCTGGTTAACTGGTGAGAAGGTCAGCAGCCATTTTGATTTCCCATTCTCGCTGACCTCTTTCAGTGGTTGAACATTACGGACATGTGTATGAAACTGCAGGTGAAAATGCATTTTCAGTTTTGGAAATGGTCTGATGCATATTTAGTATTGTTTTGTCGTTAACCTTTAAATACACTTTCGGACACTTTTCTGTCGTTTTTTATAATGGGAGTCTatattaaactgttaaaaaaataccCGAATGTGTTTCCTTAGATTAAAATGATCTGCAAACATGTTGAGGTATTCAAGACACTGTTGGCGGGTGATGTAAGACTTGTTCCATTCCTTAGGAAACGGGAAACCAGGAATTTCCATTATTTCCTTGGGAATATTTACTCTGTAAGAAGATCAAATAGGTATAACATGCATAAATTGTTGAAGAGAACTTTGTCTACCAGAAAAAGTAAAGTAACCCCAAAAAGTTAATAtgtggtatatattttttaaaaatgtaaaggtTTATCATATTAT
The window above is part of the Magallana gigas chromosome 10, xbMagGiga1.1, whole genome shotgun sequence genome. Proteins encoded here:
- the LOC105325661 gene encoding uncharacterized protein, which translates into the protein MSGKTTKQRVAVIGAGPSGLIALKHLSAFPDLFEPVVFEQNFWPGGIWQYTDKTGNDEFGLAVNSASYNNLQVNIPKEIMEIPGFPFPKEWNKSYITRQQCLEYLNMFADHFNLRKHIRFHTHVRNVQPLKEVSENGKSKWLLTFSPVNQMSEVKQEKFDAVFVCNGHDSNPYIPDIAGMDEFQGRKIHSKWFRFEEHFDGLKVAVLGCHFSGEDISMLVAKFAKKVIVCHRRKAEEFPPSFPKEIEQRPPFVRMTKDSVVFPDGSSEKVDAIIFCTGYRYSFPFLNDGLITIKDERIEPIYKHMVHIEHQNLIFFGIPRQLPYFPHFHEMAKFAIKLLAGKITLPSEEEMRAESEAEYQARLKEGKPPIFAHYMGDGDRQTEFNAQIAKLGGFEPLSPVIQMIWDDVMDERYMNIINTHEFDYLVTGPSSYRCLTPNKAKSRVSKAENVVRK